The Eptesicus fuscus isolate TK198812 chromosome 20, DD_ASM_mEF_20220401, whole genome shotgun sequence genome contains the following window.
ttttttacagagaggaagggagagggctagagagccagaaacatcaatgagagagaaatatcaatcagctgcctcctgcacaccccccactggggatgctcccgaaaccaagttacatgcccctgaccggaaccgaacccgggatcccttagtccgaaggccgatgctctatccactgagccaaaccagccagggctgcaaagttCCGTTTGCTACATAAGGTAACTAGCTTTCAGGTTTCAGAGATTAGGATTTTTCGGGagtcattattctgcctaccaccaCATGTACCATAATTTACTTAATCACTCCCCTATTGACCAATATTCAGATTGTGTCTAGTTTGTCATCATTACAAGCCATGCTGCAAGGAATATGTGGACTCACATATTTTTGCACTTATGTGAGTCCATCTATTTGATGATGTCCCGTGGTTACTTTGATAGTCAAAGGGCAAGTGcatttaagccgaaaccggtttggctcagtggatagagcgtgggcctgcggactgaggggtcccgggttcgattccggtcaggggcgtgtaccttggttgtgggctcatccccagtaggggttgtgcaggaggcagctgattgatgtctctctatcatcgatgtttctaattctctatccctctctcttcctctctgtaaaaaaatcaataaaatatatttaaaaaaaaaaagggcaagtgCATTTAAAACACTGAcagatattttcaaatttctttccaAAGCATGTGCATTAATCTTATTACTCTCAACTGTTTATGAGAATGATCACCACTTCCTTGCACACCCCAACACAGGGTATtatcaaactttatttttaaattaaatttattgggtgacattggttaccatgaacatacaggtttcaggtgtgggtttctatgttacaagatctgtgtattgcaccatgtgtccaccacccaaagtcaaatctcccatcaccatatattaggacctccttctctctcccagcccctcacacTTTTAAATTTCTGCCTATCTGCTGGGTGAAAAGTAGTACAATATACCATAAATTGTATTTGAAATTAAgcagtttatttatatattcttttttaattcttctgtGAACTGctcattgtctttttttgttttgttttgttcactgacaAATGACAGCCCTTCTTCTATTAcatatattgcaaatattttcctagTTTGTCATTTGTGTTTTTGACTTTGGGCCACACAGAAATGTTAAGTTTTTACACGGTCAGATTTATTAATCTTCTCCTGTATGGCTTCTAAGTGTTCTGCTATATTttgttaacataagaaacattcaaacctgtgaagaatttttgtgaatttatttgaaccaaattgtcaataattgccaggaagcagaatctcaacatattgAGATACTGCTCTAGAGAATGATGAGTTTTTCACCTAGTTTTATAAATTAAAGGAGGAGACTTAAGTGGATTACAGAAATCCATTGGttatagattaaggaggtgggggaaagccAAGTGGTGGTGGGTACTGGATAGCTAACAGTCAACAATTGAAAGGATAACAATCACACAATAACAATGacgcattggttgtgccctgagggatctggaaaaagggaagttataagttaccctgacattctgAAGGTATATTATCATGGATGctaaaagacaataggctcagttaataTCAAAGTTGGTCtctgtcagggaagatactggcctaggaatGACTATCTActataaattgctttttaatttaaaaagttttaatttcagaccatcctttgtggttattttaggtctctgagtttagTTTGCAAGGCAGCCAGGCAgtccttccctgagttagtcaggttagcatgtggccccttttgccCACAGTTTAGAAAGGCCTTCttcaagcattttaaaaattctcccatattttcaccttttattttttaaagggaggagcgtcattttaaattttgaaatctttGATCAAACCGATGTGTGTGTGTTAGCGTGCCTGAAAGGAGATAGGAGGGCAGCTTTATCTTTTTCCATGTGTCCTGCTAGTTGAACCATCTTTATCACGTGGGAAGTCTCCTAGACGTCTTTAAACGGCACACAGAGGTGAAAAAGGAGTTAAAATGGAAGTGATGAACTGCTTTCCCTATAGGTAATTTAGGGCGCCCCCTAGTCCCTGCGGGGAGAAAGCCTTCCAGGCCAGCTTCCTCACCTGAGAACCCAGCGGAACCAGCGGAACTCAGGTGCGCGAGGGCCGGGAGCCGGACGAGCCCGGCCGCCGAGGACTGTACGGCAGCGGGGGAGCGGTTTGGCGGGGACACAGGGCCGCTCGGAGCCGCCGCGATGCTCCCCTCCTTGCAGGAGTCGCTGGATGGGGATGAAAAGGAGCTGGAGAGCAGCGAGGAGGGAGGCTCCGCGGAGGAGCGGAGACTCGAGCCGCCGCCCAGCAGCCACTACTGTCTCTACAGCTACCGCGGAAGCAGGTGCAGCGCCCGGCCTCCCTGTGGCCCCGCCCCGGCACCGCCTCGCACCCGGGCCCGGCGGCCTGGCTGCTCGCAAACGCCATCTTCTCTCCGGGCTGAGGGTTTCGGTCCGAAGGGCCCCCCTCGCCCCACGCCGTCCTTCCGGGCCCCCATCCGGGACTTGAGTGCCTGCTGCTGTGACGCCTGCGCTCCCACCGGCCCTGTCATTTCCTCAGTCCCTTCTCGTCGCCCGCGTCCTTTGTTTAGCGCCGTGCCCCCGCATGCATGTTCCATAATGTCAACTTCCACCCCCCGTCCTTCCTGTCATTATCGCCCCACTTTCTTCCATTTCCCCctcacttcctcctctccctccccccaccccgcctggttATCCGCTGCCCTTGCTGCCTCCTTCCCCTTCGCCCGGCCGACTTTCCTGGGGCTCTCGTGGCCCTTTAACgtctgatttttagagaagtttcCCTGGCCCTTCTGGACATTGCATTTCCTTCCCCTTCTGTGGCCTGGAGAGAAGGGGCCATCCGCACTGTTTTGTGGAGTTGCCTCGGCACGAGGATAGGCCCTTCTCCCTTGCAGCATGTAGTTGATTGTCCGCCCCTCCCCTGTGTGCTGTTTTGAGTTGGGGCCCATCACTGATAAGCTGTGTTGCTTTTGCGGCGTGTAGATCGGCGCCGCCGAGAGGGGACAGTGATGATGGAAGCCCAAGTGGCACAAATGCAGAAACTCCCTCTGGTGATGACTTCAGGTAAAAACAGCTTGACCGTAACTCGTGCCTGTCTGTGCTTGACTCTTCGTGCCTCGTTGGCCTGGAGGTGTCAGTAGGGACCCAGTTTCCACTCAGCTGTCCCTGAGTCAAACCATCAAGCCCCCCTGTGTCCTAGGAACCTCATCTTGATTTCCTCATTGGCTCATTCATTCAAGGCGGGGACAGAGCCAAATACTGATAGTGCCCAAGGTGGTTGGCCAGAGACAAGTATTCTGAGTTTCTTGAAAGGAACGCCAGTAAATAGTCAATATCGAATGGGtactaaaacatttaaaatcctcCTTTGTTTACTGGTGCCCTTAGAATACCCCCTTTCATAGCGCCTCTGCTGCACACTAAATATAAACCCCAGGACAGTAGGGATTGCTCTCTTTTGTTCatgtaatacatatttattaagtgaatgaatgaatgaaccttaACACTTGATGCAAAGTAGAGATACCCTAGTGATAAATTTATGATTGAAATGATATGATGCCAGAGACCTTGCTTCAAAATAAATCTGGAAGGTGGAAGGGTACAGACAAGCATGGGGGTACAGATGAAACAAAATTGTCCATGCCTGGCTGGtgcggttcagtggttgagcgttgacctatgaaccaagaggtccccagtttgattccgggtcagagcacatgcctggattgcaggttcgatccctggtagggggcatgcaggaggcagccaatggatgtgtctctctcatcaatgtttttatctttctatccctttgcctctctctctaaaaatcaatgaaaatcaatttaaaaaattggccaTAAGCTGGTAAATGTTAAAACTGGGTGGCGGGTATATGTgagttcattatactattctccCTACTTTGTATATGTATTTTCCATAATATAAAACCAAAGAACCTAGAGAAGTATTGAGAAGTACTGGGTTCATATTATCTGTTGGGAAGTTTGGTGACAGAAGACCTTTTCTGCCTGCATATTCAAATTATAGACTTTATATTCTAACCTGAAccaaactaaaatttttatttttagctcatGAGTGATTGCTAAGCTAGGGTGTTTATTCACGGGTAAGAGGTAGATGGAGGATTGAGGAAAAAAGAGGAGGCGTGAAATAGTGACCTAGGAGAGTAGAAAAATGAATGAGCGAGCCAGGAAATGTAGTTAGAGCTGGGCCCACTTGAGGCTAGTGATCATTAATTTAGTTTTGTCCAACTAGACTTGACTGCATAGCTGCATGTGCAGAGTAAGTAGAAAGCTGGACTAATCAGGGCTGAAGTTTTGCTAAGCAAGTACAGTGAGATGAAAATAACAAAGGGTTGGATGAGACTTGTGTGCAGGGGTCTGATTATAATGACTGGCCATGGACTATACGCTGGGTAAGAAGCAGGGAAGTGAGAGAAGAAACTTGAGGGACTATGGAATAAAGGTAAGGCCAGTGGATTGGGGGTCCCAGTGGAGTCATCACACCAGGCAGAATGAGGTGAAAAGAGTATAATTTTAAACTCTTTGATGAGGTAGCTCATACTTGGTGACATGCACTCCTGCCAGCCGCACCAGTAGTCAGAAAGTTTTTTCAAGTCCTTAAAGGGACTCTGGCTTTTAGTAATAATCTGACTGACTTGTGAGGTGTGAATGCAGTAGGCCACTGATAAGCACTGTGTGTCTTTCATTTGTCAAGCCTCTCCCTGGCGGACACTAATCTGCCATCTGAAGTGGAGCCAGAGCTACGCAGTTTCATTGCTAAGCGTCTTTCTAAGGGAGCCGTCTTTGAAGGGCTGGGTAATGTTGCATCTGTGGAGCTGAGGTAAGTGTAAAATGTGCTGTGTCCCGAGTTTTTATTTCTGAGCTAAATATGAGAAGTGATGAGAAACTCCAAAAGATCAACTCCCACTCGACCTGCAAAATCCATCCTTGttctctgcctgcctgagcaCCGGGCCTTACACATAAACATTTGTGGAATGGAATTAATTGAACAGCAGAGACTTTCCCGCCAAAGTGTACTGACTTAGTCTTGGACTTGGAAGAAAAGGGTTAATCACCAAAACCAAAATTGCACACTACAGTTTGTGAAGTGCTTTCACAAAGTATGATGCCCTTCTCTCTACAAAGGGGCAATAGAGCAGATATGCTTACTtacattttcagatgaggaaataaaTTCAGAGATGTTCATGTCACAAGGCTGGTCACATTCATGGAGTTCAGGCTTAAATATAGGTGTCCTCAGTTGAATTCCAGCCGTCTTTCTATTACACACCTTGATTGTAGTTCACTTCAGACCATGATGTTGGCATCAAGTCCCCTCAGGAATGTGAGGCCACAGGTCAAATATAAGGCCACAGGGTAAACATGTCATATCTGCCTGGAGCTCCAATGATTCGTGAacatttgggggagggagagaatatGCTTATATTTATGTAGACATGTACTATGAACGAGAGTGAAACTTGCACGCATTTTTCCCATAAAACAGGTGAATTCAAAGAAATTCCATGTTTGTTAGGTGCTGCTTTAGCTGAAGCCCATCATGATATACATTCATTTCCCTCTGCTGTTATGAGTAAACCAAGGAGAAGTCTGGGAAGTTCTCACCTAGTTAGCAATATAACAGTATTGCCAGATCAAGATGACCAGGGTTCAGAACAGCCCATAAAATTAGATGCATGACTTATCAGAATAATACAtagagcttttttctttcttttctagaaTTCCAGGTTACCGGGTCGGTTGTTACTACTGCCTTTTCCAACAAGAAAAACTGCTTCCTGAAACAGCAGCAATGGACTCTGAACATACCCCTTCAGAGTACGTGGTCTGTTTTTTAGGAGGGTCTGAGAAAGGACTTGAGCTATATCCTTTCTTTGGCCTTTGAGGACATCAGGAAGGAAATCATGGGGAGGCAAGAGAAGGGGTATTACTACTCTAAAAGCTTTCCTTCCCCTATATATTTACTTGGATTTCATACCTTTATATGACCAGTTTGTCTTGGcttgttttaatgtgcattttgtGTTATTTGCAAGACTTTATATTTCCTATTGAGAGATAAAACACTTCTTGATTCATCCATTGTTACTTCCTTAAGAACATACTTTCAGGCCTGAATTGGACAAGTACATTCAAGGGCTGAAAAATAACATGAGCTGTGAGGTAAGATGATTGAGTCAATGGTTTTTTGAGACTGAGGTGATTAACATACTATAACTTCTATACTTGTCAAATTATACAGGTAGACACAATGACATCTAGATTCTAAAAATGCGCTGCTTGGAGGGCTAGTTGAAAGGTATTTGTTAAGGGAAGCAGGGAACATAAGTTTCACAAGTCTGCTTCTGATGTTTTGTATCCATGAAAAATTCAGTCCATTAAATTCAATGGTATGGTAACGTGCCAAGTGAGGAAGAGGGTGCTCTTCTCCTGATTTCTGGGCGCATAAGATTTATATTATGGTCAGAAGTAATGGTCCATGAAGCCTCTGGCACCAGAGATGTGCTTTGCAATGGCAGGACTGTCCTTGAACTCAACATCAAAGATTTTTAGAAATgttctatttttcattcattgattttttatgaattatatatatccacatctattaatttatttataccttttaaaaaactatccATTCAGCTTGTAGCAGTTTTTAAAGTCATAACTCTTACAAATTTACTACCCATTACATAAGGTAATATCTCCTTTTACTTATCATGCACTTAAAAGACACTGCAGGAAAGGGTAGCATAGGAGTGAGCAGGGATTTGAGTCTGGGGGAGCTGCTCTCCGACTGGAGCGATTCCGCTAGTCCCCAGAGAGCAGCTCAGCCCAGGAAGCTAGATGTGCTCTTGGCAGCACGTCTGACAAGTGGAGTGGGCTTGAGTGTTTTGACAAGGTAACTTGTATTCTTCCCTCTTCACAGTGTGAATGAACTGCCTACATTCCTTCAGGCATTCAATTGGCTCTTTATAAGCTAATACGTAcatgtgtcagacactgtacCAGGAGCTGGGGAGACAGGATTATGTAGAGCGTATCTCCAATGAGTATACTGTGGGGAGATGGACATGTAATGCACAACTCCTCCCAGTGAAGAGATAGCATAGAACCCTATCCAGTCTTTCATTTTGTATAATGCATTTCTCAGTGTGTTTTATATCATAATTCCTTTTTTTGAGTTGGTGTTAGCTTAAAAACAAGAGGTTTGTCTGCAGTTCTTTCACTGTCAAGAATATCGTGAAGAAAATGTTAAGTCCACTAAGGTGAAGGTTTATATTAAAGCAATGACATTCTCTCTTGATCTAGGAAAGGGGCCTGGAGAACCACGTCAAGTCCTACCTGAGTAGCTGGTTTGAGGATGTCGTATGCCCGATCCAGAGGGTGGTTCTTCTCTTTCAGGAGAAGCTTACCTTTTTGCTACATGCTGTAAGTGTGGCTCAAACGAAAGCATTTCCTCAACTGAGAATCAGTGGAGCAGAGTTTGGATTATTTAAAgacttattcattttctttaacattattcctcctcccccgcctccgAATATTAATGCTTGCGCTCTGTTTACTCTGATCTAGAAAGGTACTTTACTAAGGTGGAATTGCAAATAGTGGGCCTTCCTAATAggataaaacaatttaaaataattactttttcaaGTGATCTGGGAGAGGTGTAATTTCCAAATAATTcgagaaggaaaacagaaatccAAAGTGTTTTAACTATATGAAAATAtccaggaaaaaatgaaaattcactaAAATAGCCAAACACTGGGGGAGGCTTGAGTAAATGGCcagttttttcatttaaatttgtgGTGGTAGATGCAACTGAGACTGGATGGTGCCATGCAACCAGGTGGGAAAGCCAGTTTCAGACTGTTAGCGAGCAGCAGCTTCACGAGGCTCAGGAGAGTTCCTGGGCAATGCCCATCAAGCAGGTGGTCGTTTGGGGGAAGGTGACACTTACAAGAAGCTGCTCAATAAGAGGACATGCATCAATtaggctttatttttctcttgtaggCTCTGAGCTATACTCCTGTTGAGGTTAAAGAATCAGatgaaaaaacaaagagagacattAACAGGTAAAGAATAGTTTTGCAAAGAGAGAACCTTTTACACAGCAAGCctgatatttatgtttttatatttttattttttagatttttaaaggacattaaacatttttttgattgatgttagagagaaacagcgatttgttgttccacttatttatgcattcattggttgcttcttgtacatgccctgactggggatcgaacctgcaaccttgggatgacgctccaactgagctacctggccagggcctgataTGTTTTTAAATCTCCCATAGTGCACAATGAATTTGCTTTCTCCCTCCCATCCTGCAATATTA
Protein-coding sequences here:
- the C20H17orf75 gene encoding protein Njmu-R1 gives rise to the protein MLPSLQESLDGDEKELESSEEGGSAEERRLEPPPSSHYCLYSYRGSRSAPPRGDSDDGSPSGTNAETPSGDDFSLSLADTNLPSEVEPELRSFIAKRLSKGAVFEGLGNVASVELRIPGYRVGCYYCLFQQEKLLPETAAMDSEHTPSEYVVCFLGGSEKGLELFRPELDKYIQGLKNNMSCEERGLENHVKSYLSSWFEDVVCPIQRVVLLFQEKLTFLLHAALSYTPVEVKESDEKTKRDINRFLSVASLQGLIHEGTMTSLCMAMTEEQHKSVVIDCSASQPQFYNAGSNRFCEDWMQAFLNGAEGGNPFLFRQVLENFKLKAIQDTNNLKRFIRQAEMNHYALFKCYMFLKNCGSGDILLKIVKVEHEEMPEAKNVVAVLEEFMKEAPAQSF